Part of the Methylomonas rapida genome is shown below.
AGGACGTTGCGGCAGACGATGAATTGGGTTTCCAGAAAGGCATCGTCGCTGACCAGGTTGTGCGGCATGAATTCTATAGCTGATTTCAACGAATCCCGGATCGCGATTTCGCCGCCTTGTCGTGCAAAATAATCGTCGAAACAGCCCGTGCCGCCGGCTTGTTGATAGTTTTGCCGCCATTGGTCCAGGTCGCGGGCGGACCAGCGGCCGTTGCTGGCCTCGTTCAAGAAATCGTTATTGATGTCGGTCGCGATCAGGCGGGTTTTTTTCAATAGGCCGGTTTCATGCAGCAATATCGCCAAGGTGTAAGTTTCCTGGCCACGGCCGCAACCGACTTGCCAGATGTTCAACAACGGAAAGCTGGCCAGGCGCGGCAATAATTCTTCGCGGACATAGCGCCAAATCTCCGGGTCGCGGAAAAATTCCGAGGTGGGGACCGAAATCGCGTTGATCACGGTCTGGGCCACTCGTTCGTCATGGATAACGTCATGCAGTATGCGCGTCAGGCTGTCCACCGCGAAGTAACTGACCAGCTGATCCAGGCGCCGCTTCAG
Proteins encoded:
- a CDS encoding CheR family methyltransferase codes for the protein MALVHMPDHRIKDIEIELLLLALKERWGYDFSGYARASLKRRLDQLVSYFAVDSLTRILHDVIHDERVAQTVINAISVPTSEFFRDPEIWRYVREELLPRLASFPLLNIWQVGCGRGQETYTLAILLHETGLLKKTRLIATDINNDFLNEASNGRWSARDLDQWRQNYQQAGGTGCFDDYFARQGGEIAIRDSLKSAIEFMPHNLVSDDAFLETQFIVCRNVLIYFGAALQDRVVEVFARSLQRGGYLLLGLAESLPEQRQDLSIFQENLHLYQKPIWGSRG